The DNA region CAGGTCTACTATGTGGGAGGTATATAAGTTTTTGGACTAACCTTTGATCCATTTCCTTATTAACCGCAATATCTTCTTATAAGAACCACATTGAAGGCGGGTATGGTTTTTTATGCGGAAGCAAAACCCTCACAAACGAGAACTCTCTTACCATGTTATATTTCGGTATAAATAGTATACAAGCACTGAACTCTTTATATAGGGTGTTTCAGGTTCAAACATAAATTACTACTAACAATAGATAAAATAACAGtattaaaatataaattattgaCAGCAGTTGTTATTAATATTAATTGATAATATTTATTTGGCTTTGTTTCAGTTCTTATGGACAGAACCTAGAAACAAGCACATTTATTGGAGAAACGTCATTTGCTATTGTGATTGCCATCTTGGGCCTTGTATTATTTGCACATTTGATTGGGAACATGCAGGTATTTGTAGATATTTTGTTTTGGCCTTCCTATCTAAATTATATGAAAGTGTGATAAACGTCTATACTTTCATTCTTGTTTCTTTTGTTAGGTTTCTTATAGATTTATTAGAATGGTTATAGATTTCCTAGAAAAGTTCTTTGTTAAACTAATGTTCTATCTTTCATTATATAAGAAATTCATTCAGAAGAAAATAATTTCATTAGTTGCTAACTTCATATTTAGAGAATACAAAAAGAATGTTTTCTTGTTTTGTAGGAACTAGGAATCATTTCCGTTTTAGTATTTTAACAATGGTCATATGTACTATGTATTCTCATGTTACACAACACAATGCCAGCTAGGCTTTTAGACTATCTGAGTAGTGTGCATATACATATTTAATGAAATGTTCTTGGTCTTCTTTACATTGATTCTTCTTTTGGGTTGATTCCTTTGGTATAGACATATTTACAATCAATTACTATAAGGCTTGAGGAGTGGAGGCTAAAGCGAAGAGACACAGAGGAGTGGATGGGACATCGCCAACTCCCTGAAGATTTGAGATTTCGTGTTAGACGATTTGTTCAATATAAATGGCTTGCAACCCGTGGTGTGGATGAAGAAACCATTCTTCGTTCGTTGCCAACCGATCTTCGTCGTGATATCCAACGCCACCTATGCTTAGACCTTGTTAGACGAGTATGGTTTTTTTCCTGCTGTTTAATGTTTTGTAGAATCTTATATCATAGTGTAGTCGTCATGTTTCACTTGCATGTACATTTTCAGTGTGGATCCTCCTTTGCTTATGTCCATAGTTTGGAGCATAATTTCAGTTGCATGTACATTTTCAGGTTCCCTTCTTCTCACAAATGGATGATCAGCTTCTTGATGCGATATGTGAGCGGCTGGTATCTTCTCTAAGCACTCTAGGCACCTACATTGTTCGGGAGGGTGACCCTGTAACTGAAATGTTGTTTATTATTAGAGGCAGATTAGATAGTTCTACGACAAATGGTGGCCGGACTGGTTTCTTTAACTCAATCATATTGAGACCTGGAGATTTTTGCGGTGAGGAACTACTTTCTTGGGCACTACTTCCAAAATCAACCATGAATTTGCCGTCTTCAACCAGGACAGTTAAAGCCCTAAGCGAGGTTGAAGCTTTTGCTCTTCGAGCTGAAGACCTAAAGTTTGTCGCTAATCAATTTAGGCGGCTCCACAGCAAAAAGCTGCAACACACCTTTCGATTTTACTCTCACCATTGGAGGACTTGGGCCGCTTGTTTTATACAGGCTGCCTGGCGTCGATATAAGAAAAGGATGTCTGCCAAAGATCTCGGTTTGAGGGAATCCCTTCCTTTAGACGAGACAGAGGCAACTGAGAGAGAACATGAAGAGGAATATCCTACTGGTTCAAACTCATCTCAGGCTAAAATGAATCTCGGGGTCACAATTCTTGCTTCAAGGTTTGCTGCGAACACACGCAGAGGAGCACTAAAGATGAAAGACGACTTGCCTAAGCTACGGAAGCCTGAAGAACCCGACTTCACTACCGAAGCAGAGGACGATTAGTTCCTCTTTAGAGACATTTAGTTGAGATATTCAGCTTAGTGTCGACGGTGATTTAGAATGATGATGTATGTATTATAGAAAGAAACACTAAAGGGAAGAAAAATTGAACTGATTGGGTAGGAACTAAATTGCATATTCTGAAAGAATCCTTGTTTTTCTTGCTCTATTCATGTAATTGATAGCCCTTATCTGTTCTTGCAACACCATTATCAAAAGTCTGCGTTTAAACTCTCCAACAAAATGGTAGAGTTGAAAAAAAACATGTAACATTTGCTAAGCCCTCTCGTATCAAACTCACACTATACGAGAACTTTTTCAAGAGTGAGGCATCATCCATCTTATTTACAAGACTATATATGCAATTCAACTACTGCAACAAATCACTCATCCAAATTTAACATATATTCTATGTCTAATTTCATTTCCTATAATAACTTGTCTCTACTTCATTCACATTATTCTATATCCCTATTTTTTCAAACTGAACATAAAACCTATATTGAGGCCTCCAAGTTAGAATGTTGGAAGCAAATGGGGCAACTTGAATTTAATCTCATGAGAAAATAGGAACATGGAAACTTGTAGATTTATCATAAGCCAATAAGCCAATTAGTTGATAATTGTAGTTGGATATATAAAATCCCTAACTGATGGTTCAAAATAGTGTCTGTCTTCGACGAGTGTCGGAAGGTATTTTCGTGTGTCGAAATAACATGTGTATAACATAGTCTGTATTAACAGTATTTGACAGAATGTTAAATAAAATCCGTCGAAGCATGTAATTATCGAAGGAGTTGATAGAGTTGAAGAAGATTGACTTAACTTAGTATCAGTTAATTTGATCATTTTGTGATTACTTGAAGTGCAAGtaatctcatctataaatagatAGAGATGAATTCTATTTCATTTGTAATAGGTGTAATACAAGTTTTGTAAGCATCGTGTAATTTCGGAAATCACAATTATGATTGCAAACACCTTGAGTGCAAGCAGCTTGCACAATAATACATTAATCTTTTTTCTCCAGAATTTTACACATAATATAACTTTGATTCTcgttattattatttttcattCTTAACTTTTTACTTGCCTTAATTTTTTTTACTATAAGTAAATCATTACGTGTGAATGGcataattgatttttttaaaaattttaaaattttaaaaaattcaaatgatataattgaaatttatttataaataagaactaatttataatttaaaaaaatttaaaagatcaatttataaaatttaaaaattaataaacATTCTAGAAAATATGATGACCAACTTGCAAAATTTgaaacaataataataattaatttgacATTTAAGAGTATGAgagaaatttcaatttttttttttaatttttggtgcaatttttaaatgtttaaattTAACCGGGACAAAATATTTCATAGATTTCTATAAAATTATtcatatttttattcaaataataaattttatataaattattttaaattctTGTAAAATATTACATTTTCTCGTTAAAATGCCTCACCCAAACACatttttattgattttctaaaaatatatctttttgcaaaatatgtttcaaatttttatttataaaattttaaGCAAATTAAACATTGGATATTTGAACTTCAATATATTCACCATttaaaaaagataaaaaagaCTCAAACAAATACAACATGATAAATTATCAAAATTACTATTATTGAGTGAAATCTATTTGAACTACGCCATTCCATTTCATGTGAGATCTATTTTTAAAATGTAAAAATCATATTGAATTCACTCCATAAAGCTAGAAAGAGTATTTCAAGCACTTATTTCTATTTATAATAAATCTTATATCTAATTTTTAATAGAAAGTTTAAACTTAAATAAATGTAACATCAAATTTATCGAATCAATCTAGTTTAGCAAAGACTAAATAAGAGAGTAAACCATCAAGTTAGTCATTATTTATGTAAAACGCTCTCAAACATGTTTTTACTCTATTAATATTATAATTTAGTATTTGTTTATGTCaaacattttttaaaatttaatttaactATTAGATTTATGCAATTTAACGGTGTTAACCGTGCCAATCCCCTCCATTCActaatttttatttgtttaaagTGACTATCCATTCTCCTTTCAACTATTTtttcttcatcaatcttctttATTAATGTCCATTTTTCTTCTCCACTCTTCTTCTCAAATATTTCTAATCTTATTATTCAATTTCTTTGTGTTTGTCATATTAATGAATTCTAAACACATTTACTTTTCAAAATAACAAGAACCCTAAATTTCTAATTTTTGGTTTTGATTTTTTTCATACAAACATATACTTATTTAATATAAATTGAATAAATACTTAGACCTATTTGATAATTAGTTACGAAACACAAGAACTAAATTGGTGAATATATTCTAATGTTGCTCAATCATGTAGAAATTTATTTGATAAAACCAAGATAAAGATCGACTAATTTaggattttttttatttaaaataatcatattttttcAAAACTAATATCAAAATAATCACTATTTTAAAATATTTACTAATATAATCACTTTTCCAAAAAAAATAACCAAGTCGTCATTTGTTTTGACGCATGCAATGATTCTGTTGAACACATGCGCCACTTGGAGTAGCGCATGCATGTTTATTTCGTCACTATGAGTGGTGCATGCATGTCTGATGCGCCACATGCAATGGCGCATGCATAATCCACTTAGTGAATGCACCAATGTATGTGACTACTACTCATTTGCACGTCTATAAATATAACATCACTCTCTCATAGATTTTCACACATCTTCTTACTatctccttccatttttctttaaaatatcTTCATATATGTCCTTATATTCAAAGAGAAATGCCGATTTATTTTTTTCAACAGTGCAACCTCCGATGAAGATCCAACTTTGGAATGTAGATACATTCGAACATCTTAACAGGACCCTGAACCGttggtcagatggagaaattgcaAATGATAAAAATATCAGAAGAATTCAAAGGTTTGATATCACGTTCAACCAAAATTGAGAAATTCATTTTTGGGTAAATGTTAAAACTGACAGAGATGTTCACATGATGATGTATAGTTATCACAAAATTATTTTGATGATTGTAATCacatagttatgttgtttatttgttgtatttgtttgtgatgttattttattgttgtagttgtttgtgttgttgtttaattGTTGTTTAAATTATTGTTTACTTGTTGTTTTCAAGTTATTGTAACTGAATCTTATGATATTTCtgaaatgaatgttgtttttaatataaagcaaaaaggttacaattaaaattatgttGTTGTGCTTGGTCCAACACTGAGACATTTTGTACGATTATGACCGggctgacgacatgaactacataatctcaCCATTTTGTTCGCtgtatccatttcggttcgaatacgtGTTCTGTTTGAGAGATCACTTTTCTTTCTTCACATTATTTTATTGTGTCAGAGTATTTTCCCTTGATATGCAGaccaataatcctcttttgctaccaccgaaaagctaattttgtaaacattgcaTAGGAAGGATCCtgtcgaacctttgaacatgccaCTATGACATGGGAGCAGAGCATACAGAAGGCTTGGAACTTTCTGtagtcgcaccaacctctatctagttccactcaATAGTGTCCCCTTGACATGCCTTCACTGTGATCCATTGACTCATCAACACTGTACCAACCTTTAATACGGTCAAACAATatgaccacatgtgtgttagctttggcagcttcctctttaatgaatttcattgaagcatcactgaacagCTACCCATATTGTAACattgaactccatttggaacgttTGATCTCAAAAAGTGCCCCTAGCCTAAAATATGTTGCTCACACtaaagcggttattggtaggtttCAAATGActttgaagacaaagttcattgattccacgAGATTTGTTGTTATGTGACCCCATCGTTGATCGTTGTCGTATGACCtggtccacttctccaatggaatattgtcgatccaccTTACTGCATTTGCGTTTGACAATCTGATATCTTCACGATAGTGTTTGAAGGAAGGTTCTTTTAATGCATATCCTtcattgacaaccttcttccgtagtgttttgtctttgatctcccgcgtgaaattttgagcgatatgtctaatgtAGTAGACATGCATCGAAAGAGGATCCTGTCAACCGTTATCAATATTTTTATAGGCACTCATAATTGATGGGTGTCTGTCTGAtatcaaacataagttaggctgaggagcaacgtgcaatcagagattttTAGGAAAAAATTCCATCCCCCAacagtctccccttcaactagtgcaaaggcgattggaaaaatattaTTATTGCCATCTTGTGTCATTGCCATGAGTAgcgttcctttatatttcccgtacaatcatgtaccatcaatttgtataataggtttacatAAAGCAAAACCTTTGATACATGGTTCATACCCTCAGAAGAGTCGGTTGAATATGCCATTACCACTAACACAAGTCTCGTCTGGAGTATATGCCGACAACGTTTTCAAATTGACAATAGTCCCTAGAGCATAATGCTTAAGTGCCACTAAGTATTTTTGAAGTTCTTTCCATGAATCCTCCCAATTACGAACACTTTTTCAACTGCCTTAGTCATTGCTATCCATGtcttcctatatgatggagtaTAATTGTATTGTGTAACAATATGCAAGATTATTGTACTCATCTTTAACGACAGATTATGACTAATGACAGACAAAATTTCGTCGTATATTAACTGAGATCTGAGTTTGTGATGGTCCTGTATCTGGTTGGTGATTAAGTAGGTGTGAACTTGACCCATAAAACCTATCTCCCAAGAATCattgatgggaaaatagcaagtgtactatttttctcactgtagtaataaaagggaatttccccgtttgtcgatcttaaggactgcttgacgatacagagtttatagattgtttcaattagacaaaagcctttggtttttgtgtggtgagtaattatactaccaatttcaaataaagaaaacaagtaaaaaggttgaacgagatacaaatgagagaagattgctagggttcggtgaatgaaacttcctgtaacagatataatttatgaagaCTTAGACAAAATTCCCGtcaaattaattccggtcctcaagggcatctattcctaagtccttagtaacagacctttgattatgtaacctaattactatgtccataaacaattaggttcatactcaagcattcaaatatcaagaattaccggtcagatagaaaatccctagtcctaggttatttttactatccaaagttcttatccagatcaATGAACAATCGCTGTCCAGCTTATATTATTCATATaaatcatcattcgttggtccgacgaataaagcagAAAAAAcagtaataagaacaaatcaatggaaaagaaggAATAATCAATAcattcataaacatcaaatctgtcacattcagaatcagggtcaccccctagcaatggggggtttagctactcataatagaagtaaaaacaaagattaatattgttgtcattacagaatttcgtgaagaatcaatcttcaatagtcggaaaactcttgaacatatgaatcctttgatattcgttgagtctccagctctcaaaacgcgtcttttttctccaaaaaatgtccaacccccggaaaatcgtggtctggcctcttaatagctattcagttggCTTTTTCCTGAAtttgtgctccatacgcgtactgcgctgtcccatacgcgtactgcctagtaTGAAACGCGTATTGGACGTAACACAACctctggtacgcgtattgcccagactggtacgcgtattgcccagactggtacgcgtattgcccaggctggtacgcgtatcaccagaagcttgtcttttggctgaattttccttccctctggtcatttacgtatgctacgcgtactgggaaggtccatacgcgtatcatgtaaggtcatacgcgtatggacagcaggttctccaaaaattggctttttcttccgttttcttgctcgggctcgaTTTCGCATCTTACATTTGATttcctgagcttccaaactagctttttacctgacttatttacggttaatTAGTGGActgtctagcataaatggtgactgatcacaaccccaaacttagcttgttgcttgtcctcaagtaacattttattaccatcaaagatcatgtcaccccaaacttactgtaaaacagttcttaccacaatactgctgaaatttttcgcactggacctcttgatgttcttcaggttttctgattcttccacatagccaacgagctagaaactctttccctcagagatatgactttacctatcagcttatatcacactctcaccaagtctctctgggttaaagtgttatcactctcaaatcacaatatgcaatatcaaatcagcagtttgaataaattctctcatcctatcaacatgtacaatcacacacactttttgaggtcttttagggttgtaacggggcttgggtttAGGTAGGCTATGAAAGTTGAACCtaggttttttttttttttttttttttggttcagAATATATGAAATCATTCTCTTGCTacatttctttttttttttattcCTGTAGGGTTATGCAATCCTCTTTTCTTTTATTTCTAGTGAATGTAGCATCTTTCAAGAGCTGTTcttcgcttttctctttctttcttttcatattgttttttttcttttttcttttctcttttttttttttcttttatacgACATTCACTTACTAATCATGTACTGCAAAACGGGTATATCAACAATAAATGATTAAAGGCTCAACAGGgtaaaacaatggataataataataatgggatggctagaaaggctctaggtgataacaaaaaacatgcctcagtgtgtgtattcgtacagctaataataacaaaagaacgtacgcaaaccaagattgataaagacatacctgatatcgCTCATATGATaataagtgtttggctttttatgaactcaccaggacgggttaagctgacttgttctatcatacctctgagttcaaagTTCATGTtcgtggttctgatgttaatcttaaccaatgcgtccaatcataaacaacagtatctacagtCAGGGGACTGAAAGAGAGAACGCCCAAGTAGTTGGTGTACGTGATCAAGAAAaccaatagccagacatagtcacgtatctaatgaaataaacaggaaactggaggtaaaccaaatcaaattcattagaaTAAGCCAACCCATAATAGGTGGTTACATCAAAGCAACAGAAATTAACAACTGAATaactaaaaaaaacaaaaattacacaaagaaaaccaaaagtacaaaaacaacaagcaaaatcAATCACTCTGTCCACCGTCCTGCATATGGGTATCAAAGTTAATCATATTTGTCGGATCCAACATAGTCTGCCCTCGTGCGAAGGCAGAGATAGGCGTCAACGTCTCTGTGTGGCTCGACGGAGACTGCTGCTGCTGAGGGGGTGTCTGGTGCGGTGGCTGCTGCGGAATCTCTCCCCCTATCTGAACTGGCTGGTTCCACCAAGGAAAGGTGAACTGGCCAAAATGAGGTGCTGGAGGCGGTCCCGAGAATCTATCTCTGAAGCGCTGTGCCTCCTCCCACAGATCCGTCTGATGAGTCAAAACTCTCCCTGATAGCCCATACTGAAAGCAGAAGTCCTGCATAACACAAAACTGTGACATCTGCATCCGGTACTCTCTGGAGTTCTCATCAATTGGAGGAGGCTGAGGTGGCTGTGTCTCTGCTGCATTCGGCTGAGCCTCCTGGTGCGGAGAACTGGTGCTTCCCTCCCTGTCTCGTGGTTGCCTCAGAGGTCGGGGCGGATCATCTGTGACTGTCCTCTCCTTCATCCAATTGGCGTTCAGCGGTGCAGCCGGTCGCAACATCAGCGAATCCGAGAAATCCGGAACACCCGCTTTCTTGCACAGCAGGTAAATCACAGTCGCGTGGCCTAAGGATTTCTTAGGCGACTGAGCGATGTCATCCATATCAGCCGCGATGATCTGTCCAATATTCACTTGTTTCTGATGCAGGATCTGATGGAGAAGCAGGGCACGTTCGGATATCAATTCTGACCCGCTCCGATTCGTACTCAAATTGTGATGAATGAAATAAGCCAATGCCTTAGGAATCGGAGCGAGATCAACCACCATAATCTTCGCCGGAGAAATTTTTGAAGTGGGTGCCCAATCGTGACCTGGCCTAATCAGTGAGTTCTTCATATCAGTGTAAGGCCAGTAGTTCTTGTCAGACCGTTTCATTTCGGCAAACGGGCAAATGGACTCATAAAATTTGCATTTCAGCACACTGTTAATCGTCTTCCCATCATATTTGACCACTTTGCCCCTTACCCATGAAACGAACGATGCATTCCCTGTGGGGTCTTCCTCATCAGATGTTACCCGTAGTGCATTGGCATAGAACTCCCAGATCAGATCCAGTGAAACCGGTTGGATTTTGTCATTGAAGTATATTAGCTTCTGCTTTTTCAGAATATTAGTGACCTCTGGATACGTGTCATTCTGATACATCCAATGTTTTTCTTCGACCATGTTGCGACTCTTGATTT from Lathyrus oleraceus cultivar Zhongwan6 chromosome 1, CAAS_Psat_ZW6_1.0, whole genome shotgun sequence includes:
- the LOC127091158 gene encoding cyclic nucleotide-gated ion channel 17; translated protein: MELKKGKLVRFYSDGKKHKEPSGLEYKVSSSSLLKPSTNVLPLGKTKIGGSKVFPEDHEPWRKRILDPGSAIVLKWNRVFIVSCLVALFLDPLYFYLPSVVENTGSSCVRTDLTLRIVVTFLRTIADAFYLLHIMIKFRTAYVAPSSRVFGRGELVMDPSKIAWRYIRSDFFIDFIATLPLPQMVIWFIIPATRTPQTDHKNNALALIVLLQYVPRLYLIFPLSSQIIKATGVVTKTAWAGAAYNLLLYMLASHVLGASWYLLSVDRYTTCWKSLCKKEDNPRNCFLYLDCSSLNNDMRKIWANSTDVFSSCDPSNDDIQFKYGLFQNALTKHVVSSNFISKYLYCLWWGLQQLSSYGQNLETSTFIGETSFAIVIAILGLVLFAHLIGNMQTYLQSITIRLEEWRLKRRDTEEWMGHRQLPEDLRFRVRRFVQYKWLATRGVDEETILRSLPTDLRRDIQRHLCLDLVRRVPFFSQMDDQLLDAICERLVSSLSTLGTYIVREGDPVTEMLFIIRGRLDSSTTNGGRTGFFNSIILRPGDFCGEELLSWALLPKSTMNLPSSTRTVKALSEVEAFALRAEDLKFVANQFRRLHSKKLQHTFRFYSHHWRTWAACFIQAAWRRYKKRMSAKDLGLRESLPLDETEATEREHEEEYPTGSNSSQAKMNLGVTILASRFAANTRRGALKMKDDLPKLRKPEEPDFTTEAEDD